The following proteins are co-located in the Tripterygium wilfordii isolate XIE 37 chromosome 2, ASM1340144v1, whole genome shotgun sequence genome:
- the LOC120014075 gene encoding proline-rich receptor-like protein kinase PERK9 has protein sequence MATTSPPPNPSPSAPPPSPPLSSITPPPQPSSPPPNPVSASPPPQQNANPPGSTTPSTPPPQSPPPVGQSAPPTQQPAPPPPNVTSIPSVPPASPPPPQDVPPTSPPSPPPSTSNSPPPPSVNRPAISPPPPASSPPRSSPPPQSLTPPLQNSPPPPSTPPSNAPPPPSPSPPQNTPAPQNSPPSPSTPPSNSPPPPSPSPPHNTPPPSENAPPPAPTLQPPSRSPPPPESVPPESPPSPPASLPPQSSFPPTASVPPTNAPPPPRLVPPTSRPTPSPPNSPPSSSLSPPVISLAPPPPSRASPPSSNSPGSPSGNPNVNNSSPSAPENSSSGRNGGIGTGGAVAIAVAVGIIVLSLIGLAAWCMRKRRRDMSGLNGVYVMPSPLGSSPRSDSSFTKTRSSAPLVASGSGSDFPYSPPTEPGGLGNSRAWFTYDELVKATNGFSAQNLLGEGGFGYVYKGYLPDGREIAVKQLKIGGGQGEREFKAEVEIISRIHHCHLVSLVGYCISESRRLLVYDYVPNNTLYFHLHGEGRPVLDWASRIKIAAGAARGLAYLHEDCHPRIIHRDIKSSNILLDNNFEARVSDFGLAKLALDANTHVTTRVMGTFGYMAPEYASSGKLTDKSDVFSFGVVLLELITGRKPVDASQPLGEESLVEWARPLLSHALENEEFQGLADPRLGKNYVESEMFRMIEAAAACVRHSAVKRPRMRQVVRAFDSIAAEDLTNGMRVGESEIYNSAQQSEEIRWFRRMAFGSQNYSTDFFSQVSLNN, from the exons ATGGCAACCACGTCTCCACCTCCAAATCCATCTCCTTCTGCTCCGCCACCGTCCCCTCCATTGTCCTCCATCACTCCACCACCACAACCCTCCTCTCCTCCTCCTAATCCTGTTTCAGCGTCCCCACCTCCTCAGCAGAATGCGAATCCACCAGGCTCTACAACACCTTCGACGCCACCGCCTCAATCTCCTCCTCCAGTCGGACAATCAGCCCCTCCAACACAACAGCCAGCACCTCCACCCCCTAATGTAACTTCAATCCCATCAGTACCTCCTGCATCACCCCCTCCTCCACAAGATGTTCCACCAACCTCACCCCCATCCCCTCCCCCATCCACTTCCaattcaccaccaccaccatctgtGAATCGGCCTGCAATTTCACCTCCTCCTCCAGCATCTAGTCCACCTCGTAGTTCACCCCCACCCCAATCCTTAACACCACCACTGCAGAATTCACCTCCGCCACCATCCACTCCACCGTCAAATGCACCCCCACCACCATCACCTAGCCCACCTCAGAATACACCTGCACCGCAGAATTCACCTCCGTCACCATCCACTCCACCGTCAAATTCACCCCCACCACCATCACCTAGCCCACCTCATAATACACCTCCACCATCTGAAAATGCACCACCACCAGCTCCAACATTGCAACCACCTTCACGATCACCCCCACCACCAGAATCAGTGCCACCCGAAAGTCCACCTTCACCACCAGCATCACTCCCTCCTCAAAGTTCATTTCCTCCAACAGCATCAGTACCACCCACTAATGCCCCCCCTCCTCCTAGACTGGTGCCACCTACTTCTCGACCAACACCTTCACCACCAAATTCTCCTCCTAGTTCATCCCTATCACCACCAGTTATAAGTTTAGCTCCACCTCCTCCATCTcgtgcttctcctccttcttctaATTCTCCTGGTTCACCATCTGGTAATCCAAATGTGAATAATTCTAGCCCCAGCGCACCGGAAAACTCAAGTTCTGGCAGGAATGGTGGCATTGGCACTGGAGGTGCAGTGGCTATTGCCGTCGCAGTAGGAATTATTGTACTTAGCCTGATTGGATTGGCTGCCTGGTGCatgaggaaaagaagaagggatATGTCTGGGCTTAACGGTGTCTATGTTATGCCATCTCCCCTTGGGTCTTCCCCCAGATCAG ATTCTTCCTTTACAAAGACACGATCTTCAGCTCCCTTAGTAGCAAGTGGTTCGGGCAGCGATTTTCCATATTCACCTCCAACAGAGCCAGGTGGACTTGGCAATTCACGGGCATGGTTTACATATGATGAACTAGTCAAGGCCACAAATGGGTTTTCAGCACAAAATCTTTTGGGTGAAGGTGGATTTGGTTATGTGTATAAAGGATACCTACCAGATGGAAGAGAGATTGCAGTTAAGCAGCTCAAGATTGGCGGGGGGCAAGGCGAGCGGGAATTTAAAGCTGAAGTAGAGATTATTAGTCGTATACATCATTGCCATTTGGTTTCACTTGTGGGTTACTGCATTTCTGAGAGCAGAAGATTGCTAGTATATGACTATGTGCCTAACAATACTCTGTATTTTCATCTTCACG GTGAAGGAAGACCCGTTTTAGATTGGGCATCACGCATTAAGATTGCAGCTGGTGCCGCTCGTGGATTAGCTTATCTTCATGAAGATT GCCATCCTCGGATAATTCATCGGGATATCAAGTCATCAAACATTCTTCTTGACAATAACTTTGAAGCTCGA GTTTCAGACTTTGGGCTCGCCAAATTAGCTCTTGATGCAAATACACATGTTACCACTCGCGTCATGGGAACTTTTGG ATACATGGCTCCTGAATATGCATCAAGTGGTAAATTGACTGATAAATCTGATGTATTCTCATTTGGAGTTGTGCTTTTGGAGCTAATAACAGGACGGAAGCCCGTGGATGCATCCCAACCTCTGGGAGAAGAGAGTCTAGTTGAATGG GCTCGACCTCTACTAAGCCATGCACTTGAAAACGAGGAATTTCAGGGTTTGGCAGATCCAAGGCTTGGGAAGAACTACGTTGAAAGTGAAATGTTCCGAATGATCGAGGCTGCTGCAGCTTGTGTCAGACATTCAGCTGTGAAGAGGCCCCGAATGAGACAG GTTGTCAGAGCTTTCGATAGTATAGCTGCTGAAGATCTAACTAATGGAATGAGAGTTGGGGAAAGCGAGATATATAACTCTGCACAACAATCTGAAGAAATTAGATGGTTTCGAAGGATGGCATTCGGTAGTCAAAATTACAGCACAGATTTTTTCAGCCAAGTTAGTTTGAACAATTAG
- the LOC120011280 gene encoding uncharacterized protein LOC120011280, whose product MSHSESDPMVDVLAQLTSIREELRENSIKMAALEAENNAVRAENAKLLELNEQTIRDRSAVRSMPPLEQGTPERTSNQYARPLSAGLSRYFTPGQSSRQNDPPTHTIGGHPSPTTGAQPEGHNWPRTPPLFPAFSYIPPSSNPSSMGAPLEEWTQRLATLESRMNKVPGVVAPPEKTPQSSFADSPFSPSIAMTEAPPRFAAPIMKLYDGTEDPEEHVAHYKQKMFATSIPLDLREACMCKGFGSTLTGPALQWYISLPNGNISSFAQLVDTFLVHFSSSKKIQKCSEDLFRVVQRREESTRDFVARFNKERVSIPRCNPETAFRAFKNGLLVDRGLYEEIAKYDCQNMEDALARATIQIRWEEDARRRPTPPNNDREKRGKREEQPAPPPPRNTAHSRPFNRGFNRREYYENAPEYNLSIAHDETVLVLKKMGEKVKWPLKNTDGREKDTTKWCGFHQVHGHKTTECKALLYEVNDLVNRGHLHDLLTERGKALLAKRKEKAAEDGIPEPTETIAVIIGGSEISGISHSAAKRSARAAINPDARKGRLTKTPSDQVIMFTDSEATDLLDPHHDALVISIQVANCIIKRVLIDNGSSANVLMLSTLKKMNIDENRVVRRSTILIGFGGEQKFTEGEIALPVYAGGVNCQTKFLVLDCHSPFNIILGRPWIHEMKAVPSTYHQVVKFPTAAGIKEIYGEQLASRECYQNGLKKKKEQL is encoded by the exons ATGTCTCACTCGGAATCGGACCCTATGGTCGACGTGCTGGCCCAACTAACGTCCATCAGAGAGGAACTCCGGGAAAATTCTATAAAGATGGCTGCCTTGGAAGCCGAAAACAACGCCGTCAGGGCCGAAAATGCGAAGCTCTTGGAGTTGAACGAACAGACCATCCGTGATAGGAGTGCTGTGCGCTCCATGCCACCCCTCGAACAAGGCACACCAGAAAGAACCTCCAACCAATATGCTCGCCCATTGAGCGCCGGCCTGAGCAGGTATTTCACCCCCGGACAAAGTTCAAGGCAAAATGACCCACCTACGCATACCATCGGTGGCCATCCCAGTCCGACGACCGGCGCCCAACCCGAAGGTCATAACTGGCCACGAACGCCACCATTGTTCCCAGCATTTTCCTACATTCCACCCTCTTCCAATCCCTCGAGTATGGGAGCACCACTTGAGGAATGGACGCAAAGGCTCGCCACACTAGAATCCAGGATGAACAAAGTCCCAGGAGTAGTGGCACCGCCGGAAAAGACGCCACAAAGTAGCTTTGCAGACTCCCCTTTCTCTCCCTCGATTGCTATGACGGAGGCTCCACCAAGGTTCGCCGCGCCAATTATGAAGTTATACGATGGAACCGAAGATCCCGAGGAGCACGTGGCACACTACAAACAGAAAATGTTCGCCACTTCGATACCATTAGATCTACGAGAGGCGTGCATGTGCAAAGGATTCGGATCAACATTGACCGGGCCAGCTCTTCAATGGTACATTAGTCTCCCCAACGGCAATATCTCTTCATTCGCCCAGTTAGTGGACACCTTCCTTGTGCACTTCTCCAGTagcaagaaaattcaaaaatgttcAGAAGACTTGTTCAGAGTCGTCCAACGCCGTGAGGAATCAACCAGAGACTTCGTAGCTCGTTTCAACAAAGAGAGAGTCTCAATTCCTCGATGTAATCCTGAGACCGCGTTTAGAGCCTTCAAAAATGGACTACTTGTCGACAGAGGATTGTATGAAGAAATAGCGAAGTATGATTGTCAGAACATGGAAGATGCTCTAGCCCGCGCAACAATCCAAATCAGATGGGAAGAGGATGCCCGACGGCGACCGACCCCGCCGAACAATGATAGAGAGAAGCGCGGCAAAAGAGAAGAACAACCAGCGCCTCCACCGCCAAGAAACACTGCCCACTCCCGACCGTTCAACAGGGGATTCAACAGACGAGAATACTATGAAAATGCGCCCGAATACAACTTAAGTATCGCACATGACGAGAcagtacttgtactcaaaaaaatggGAGAGAAAGTGAAATGGCCGTTAAAGAACACCGACGGAAGAGAAAAAGACACCACTAAATGGTGCGGCTTTCATCAAGTCCATGGGCACAAAACCACCGAATGCAAGGCCTTACTTTACGAAGTAAACGATTTGGTCAATCGCGGCCATTTGCACGACTTGCTGACCGAAAGAGGAAAAGCTCTCTTagcaaaaagaaaggaaaaggccGCAGAGGACGGTATACCGGAGCCCACTGAAACTATTGCGGTCATCATTGGGGGTTCAGAGATTAGTGGAATTTCTCACTCGGCCGCCAAAAGAAGTGCAAGAGCCGCCATTAATCCCGACGCAAGGAAGGGACGGCTGACGAAGACTCCTTCCGATCAGGTGATCATGTTTACCGATAGTGAAGCCACCGATCTGTTAGATCCACACCACGACGCCCTTGTCATCTCCATTCAGGTAGCAAATTGCATAATTAAACGGGTGTTAATCGACAACGGCAGTTCGGCGAACGTCTTGATGCTGAGCACCCTTAAAAAGATGAACATTGATGAAAATCGCGTTGTACGACGATCGACGATCCTAATCGGATTCGGCGGAGAACAAAAGTTCACCGAAGGCGAAATAGCATTGCCCGTATATGCCGGTGGGGTCAATTGCCAAACGAAGTTCCTCGTCCTTGATTGTCACTCACCATTCAACATAATCCTTGGGCGTCCGTGGATTCATGAGATGAAAGCAGTCCcgtcaacttatcatcaagtcGTCAAATTCCCAACGGCCGCCGGAATCAAAGAAATCTACGGTGAACAATTGGC ATCTAGAGAATGTTACCAGAATGGcctcaaaaagaagaaagagcagttatag